The proteins below are encoded in one region of Helianthus annuus cultivar XRQ/B chromosome 2, HanXRQr2.0-SUNRISE, whole genome shotgun sequence:
- the LOC110891238 gene encoding uncharacterized protein LOC110891238, whose translation MTQNGRSMRSRVMCNVKGLDMFPDAYVLYHAYRVSDHTPCILKLTNVPKGSKPKPFKFANFITSKPEFRVCVEREWVKTVDGISMFSVTSKLKNLKPGLRKILNQQGNLHLKVSELRKKLDEIQCLLDKNPLDVELRNNESECLKEFQIAAYDEECFLKQKSKVEWLCTGDSNTAFFHNSLKCRNAKNKIHCIRDVAGTRYEGDAASDALVNHYAGFLGMEDQVASIDLSEVCVNTLSPEVASNMVRQVTPEEIKKAMFSIGENKAPGPDGYTSAFFKHAWDIVGAEVTKAILDFFENGKILKQLNHTILALIPKVDTPDSVLDYRPISCCNVLYKCISKIITERLKGCLETLVSINQSAFVPGRRISDNILLTQELMHNYHLNKGPPRCAFKIDIQKAYDTVSWSFLEQILCQFGLHRKMVNWIMACVTTTTYSLSINGNLHGFFKGRRGLRQGDPMSPYLFTLVMEVLTLLLQHNARSSTTFKYHAKCVKQKIINVSFADDLFIFVHGSVSPVNRIKEALELFTNISGLVPSPAKSTVFFCNVSQQVRQHILNIMPFQEGTLPVRYLGVPLITTRLMAKDCKLLVDRMEKKIDNWMTKTLSFAGRLQLVNSVLSAMHLYWASVFMIPARVTKELEKRMRRFLWNAGTNGRIKAKVAWNDICLPKAEGGLGIRCIADVNRALITKHIWSILSKRNSLWVQWIYTHKLKNQNFWEVQGKGSMTWGWRKILSIRNAVRPFFWSIIRSGKQTNVWSDNWCHLSPLRSFITPRHIANAGFNLQDTVAELLDENGQWKWPQAWYDVYPVLIGLTVNQQDPQLADRMVWKDVEGHDQHFSSLEVWHTLRTRDTPVKWASMVWFSQCIPRHSFHLWLVIKNKLKTQDRLAVWEVGSETNRRLMCCPLCKHGTDSRDHLFFVCRFASQVWSNIRMLVELDNVNDSWTSIADWMEHNSDSKRFKHIVCKLAISASSYYIWQERNNRLFTSKECTAKQVIEKIKNIVRLRLMGFVYKGDMDYQRTLTKWQNLCRASDEDPG comes from the coding sequence atgacacaaaacggAAGGTCCATGCGTTCTAGGGTCATGTGTAATGTTAAGGGTTTAGACATGTTTCCTGACGCTTATGTTTTGTACCATGCGTATCGGGTCTCGGACCACACCCCTTGCATTTTAAAGCTTACAAACGTGCCTAAAGGGTCTAAGCCAAAACCGTTCAAGTTCGCGAATTTTATTACTTCTAAACCGGAGTTCAGGGTTTGTGTCGAGCGAGAATGGGTGAAGACGGTTGATGGGATTTCTATGTTCTCGGTTACCTCTAAGTTAAAAAACTTGAAGCCAGGTCTTAGGAAAATCCTGAACCAACAAGGGAATTTACACTTAAAGGTGAGTGAGTTGCGTAAAAAGCTTGATGAGATCCAATGCCTTCTAGACAAGAACCCTCTTGATGTGGAGCTTCGTAATAATGAATCGGAGTGCCTAAAGGAGTTCCAGATTGCGGCGTATGATGAGGAATGCTTCTTGAAACAAAAATCAAAGGTTGAGTGGCTTTGTACCGGGGATTCGAATACAGCTTTTTTTCACAATAGCCTGAAATGTAGAAACGCTAAAAACAAGATTCATTGTATTCGGGATGTGGCTGGAACCCGATATGAAGGGGATGCGGCTTCGGACGCGTTAGTAAATCACTACGCGGGCTTCTTAGGAATGGAGGATCAAGTTGCTAGTATTGACTTGTCGGAGGTATGTGTTAATACGCTTAGTCCGGAAGTGGCAAGCAACATGGTCAGACAGGTTACTCCAGAAGAAATTAAAAAGGCTATGTTCAGTATTGGTGAAAATAAAGCTCCGGGGCCGGATGGTTACACGTCTGCCTTTTTCAAGCATGCATGGGATATTGTGGGGGCTGAGGTTACAAAAGCGATTCTGGATTTCTTTGAGAACGGTAAAATTCTGAAGCAGTTGAATCATACAATTTTGGCTCTAATCCCTAAAGTTGATACCCCGGATTCGGTTTTGGATTACCGTCCaatatcttgttgcaatgttctCTACAAATGTATAAGTAAAATTATAACGGAAAGATTAAAGGGGTGTTTGGAGACCCTGGTTAGCATTAATCAATCGGCGTTTGTGCCTGGTAGGAGGATATCGGATAATATCCTCTTGACGCAAGAACTGATGCATAATTACCATCTAAACAAAGGCCCGCCAAGGTGTGCATTCAAAATTGACATTCAAAAGGCGTATGACACTGTTAGTTGGTCGTTTCTAGAACAGATTCTTTGTCAGTTTGGTTTGCATAGAAAGATGGTAAACTGGATTATGGCGTGTGTTACCACGACTACCTATTCATTGAGTATAAATGGTAATCTCCATGGGTTCTTTAAGGGGAGAAGGGGGCTTCGTCAAGGAGATCCAATGTCTCCTTATTTGTTCACTCTTGTCATGGAGGTGCTCACTTTACTCCTTCAACATAATGCTCGTTCAAGCACAACGTTCAAGTATCATGCAAAATGTGTAAAGCAGAAAATTATTAATGTCTCTTTCGCTGatgatttgtttatttttgttcatGGGAGTGTCTCTCCGGTAAACAGAATAAAGGAGGCGTTGGAGTTGTTCACTAATATTTCGGGACTAGTTCCGAGCCCTGCAAAGAGTACGGTCTTTTTCTGTAATGTTAGTCAGCAGGTTAGACAGCATATTCTCAACATTATGCCGTTTCAGGAAGGCACCTTGCCTGTTCGGTATCTTGGTGTGCCGTTGATTACCACGAGGTTAATGGCAAAAGATTGTAAGTTGCTGGTGGATCGTATGGAGAAGAAAATTGATAACTGGATGACAAAGACTCTCTCGTTTGCGGGTAGGTTGCAGCTGGTTAACTCTGTTCTTTCAGCCATGCATTTATATTGGGCTTCGGTATTCATGATTCCGGCTCGTGTTACCAAGGAGTTAGAAAAGCGTATGCGGCGTTTTCTTTGGAATGCAGGTACGAATGGGAGAATCAAAGCAAAGGTGGCGTGGAATGATATATGTTTGCCAAAAGCGGAAGGTGGTTTGGGTATTAGATGTATTGCGGATGTCAACAGGGCCCTCATTACTAAGCATATTTGGAGTATCCTCTCAAAAAGGAACTCGTTATGGGTGCAGTGGATCTATACTCATAAACtgaaaaatcagaatttttgggAGGTTCAAGGTAAAGGTAGTATGACGTGGGGTTGGAGGAAGATTTTATCCATTCGGAATGCGGTTCGGCCGTTTTTTTGGAGCATTATTCGGAGTGGTAAGCAAACGAATGTGTGGAGCGATAATTGGTGTCACTTGAGTCCTCTTAGGTCTTTTATAACACCAAGACACATTGCGAACGCGGGGTTTAATCTTCAAGACACGGTGGCAGAATTACTAGATGAGAATGGGCAGTGGAAATGGCCCCAAGCATGGTACGATGTATACCCGGTTCTGATTGGGTTAACTGTTAATCAACAGGACCCCCAGTTAGCGGACCGAATGGTTTGGAAGGACGTAGAGGGTCATGATCAGCACTTTAGCTCATTGGAAGTATGGCATACATTACGGACTCGTGACACTCCAGTTAAGTGGGCTAGTATGGTTTGGTTTAGTCAATGTATCCCGAGACACTCATTTCATCTTTGGTTAGTCATAAAAAACAAGCTCAAAACACAAGATCGATTGGCGGTATGGGAAGTGGGCAGCGAAACGAACCGGAGACTCATGTGTTGTCCTCTTTGTAAACATGGTACGGATTCTAGAGATCATTTATTTTTCGTGTGTCGTTTTGCTTCACAAGTCTGGTCGAACATAAGGATGTTGGTGGAATTGGATAACGTTAATGATTCTTGGACCTCGATTGCGGATTGGATGGAACACAATTCGGATTCCAAAAGATTCAAACACATCGTGTGTAAGCTAGCAATATCGGCCTCATCTTATTACATATGGCAAGAGCGGAATAATCGGCTGTTTACGTCAAAGGAGTGTACGGCTAAACAGGTGATCGAGAAGATTAAAAACATTGTCCGGCTTCGGCTAATGGGTTTCGTTTACAAAGGAGATATGGATTATCAAAGGACGCTTACAAAGTGGCAGAACCTGTGTAGGGCATCGGATGAAGACCCGGGCTAA